In the genome of Triticum aestivum cultivar Chinese Spring unplaced genomic scaffold, IWGSC CS RefSeq v2.1 scaffold193594, whole genome shotgun sequence, the window TCGCGCATGCACTGTGTAAGTTCATTACATACGTACGTACCCATGCTGAACATGGACATCCCGGTGCCGGTCCTGGACATGACCTGCAGCGAGCCCGTCACGATGCCCGGCATGCCGATGCGCCACCTGCATGCATGTGCACGCACGTAAAACACTCGTCACCTTTCCGGACGTTCGATGGCACACGTATACGCCACGCATGTACGGCGGTTCGATAGGTACGAAGGGCGGCGGAGTCCGCACGTACCTGTAGGCGATGCACGCCCAGGCGACGCCGAGGACGCTGGCGTACACATTGGGGTTCCTCGCCAGCTTCATCCCCACGGTGCTCGCCATCGGCCACAGCCGGATCCTCCTTCCACCGGTGGGTGGCGCCGCTTCCACGTCCAGGTCCACCTCGACGTCGCTGTGCGACACCGGCTCGATGCGCCGCGCTTGGTCGTCGTCGCTGCTGGTGGATCCGTCGTCGTGGGCCGTTGCGGTACTCAAAGAAGAGGCGCCGCCGACGACCCAGGCTTTCCGCAGCTCGAAGGCGAGCAGAAGGAGCGGGAACCACAGGATGGCCTGCACGACGGCGATCTGCACGATCAGGTCCTGCGCCCACTTGCCGTACATGGCGTCCAGCAGCGGCACGCCGACGACGAGCGTGTTGTTGTACGCGCCCAGGGAGAACCCCGTGATGGACCACGAGTAGGCGCCGGCCTTGGCCTTGGCGCAGCGCGCCCAGACGGCCGCGGCGAGCACGGCGAGAAGTTTggcgacggcgtcggcggcgatgacGCGGTAATTCATGGCGTAGGGGTCGGCGCGGACCACGAAGTCGAAGGTGAAGAAGGGCATGGAGAAGCAGACCACCAGCGTGTTGATGGCGCCGCACTGCTCCGCCGTGAAGAACCGCCACCATCGAACGGACCCGTACCCGAGCCCTAGCGCGAAGTAAAGCGGCGCCATCGCCTCCACCACCTTGTAGATGTCGCCCAACGCTATCATCTTATTTGATGGAGTAGTATGACTGTGTCTGTGTGAGTACCTCTGGCTCTCTGAACGAGTTGGGATGTGTTCTTGCTATGCTGCCATTTCTGCGGCTATAAATATAGCCGGAGAATATGGAATCGGAGAGAACAAGCACTGGAGATCAATCGGTGGAATCTGTGGCGAATTAGTTCCCATGAGCCATGAATAAATTCGGATTGTCTTGTCAGCATGGCTAAGCTCCAGGGCAGCGGTCCTTATGGGTCTTTAGAGGCATGTGCATGAAGATTTCCAATTGTCATTGACAATGTCAAACCGGGCTTTGGTATGACAATGGCCATAATGTCTCGTTTTGACTGCGGTAGTGGCCATTTCATGGTCTAGGGACTTTTATGTAATTTTTATTACGTTTGAGGTGTTTTATACTTCTAATGAACTTTTATAGTAGACCCGAATTTTTATTGAAAAATGCATTTCTGAAAAGACAAGGGACTCATTACTTTGAGTAGAATCCACTTTTTAGCCTCCTAAGAGTGTGAGTGACAATTTTTTATCCAATTTAGAAGAAAAATGTCCTTCAAAGTACATCATTTAAGAAAATTCCTCCGATTGTTAAACCTTTAAATTTACGAGTTCCCTTCAACTTGTCCCATGAGCCAACATCCACATTGAAGGTGCATTTCTTCTGGCTTCGTTTTGACAAGGGAGGTTTTCGAGCCCCAAGGGGGTTGGGGAATGAAGAGGATTCCATGATCCCCTCCCCTTCACTAAATTTCCTGACCCCCTCTAATCCCTTCCCCTTCCAAATTCCACGCATTTGGTTAAACTCGCCCAATCTCCGTGTCTCGTCCGATCTCCGCATTGTCAATTCCATGAGTAGGTCCTTGAGACTTCAGTTTCGCGTGGAATGAGGGGGATACCTGGGGATCGAGGGGTTTGGGCCGGTCCAAACCATGCACACCAAATGGCCTTGTGGAGATTTTTGAGGATTACAGGCCATGGGTTAATCCCCTGCAGACCCTTCCAACCCCTTTCCAGCAAACGAGGCCTCTAGGTGTTGTTGAAGTGGCAAACCACATGGGCAACCTGGTTAAGCCAGGCTGACTCCATGGCTAGGGCATCAATCATTGCCTCTGCTTCTCAACGCTAGAGTTTGGGACTATTAGGTTGTTCTAGAGTAAGTGTATGTATACTGGTAAGATGAATTCTTCCCCACCTACTCACTAGGTTGTGCCTTGCGTATGCTCCCCTAATTAGGGTTGTCTGTcttattaacccccccccccccaaaaccgaTGTTGGCTGATGCACAACGCAAAACCCAATCGCCCACCTTGTTGTCTATCGTTACTCCCAAACTTCTATGCGATGGAAGGACGATGACGGATAGTCGTGTCTCAAGTTGGGGGAGCCAACATGGCTTAACCAGGTCCCTCCACACGGTTTGTTATGCCAACAATGCCCTGGTGGAATCTACATGTAATCTAGGGGTTGACTTTGTGTGCCAAGTCGGATACACTGGACTCAGGTGACAACATCCATACAATGAAGCATGATTACTTAGAAGTTATGTTATTAGCACTGGGACCACCACCACCAGTGCTAATAACATAACTTTCGAGTAATCATGATTCATTAGGCGGTGGTCCCGATGCTAATAACATAACTTCCGAGTAATCATGCTTCATTGTATGGATGTTGTCTGCCTTCACCATGACATTATCACCTTCGGCCATCCCTCTAAACCTCCTTACAGTGAATCTTTCGTCGGCGACACCCCGCATCCTCACTGTAACCGATCAACATCCCGCTTTTACTTCATCGGCGATGCCGAGTTGCGTTGTCCCGGTCGTGGCGTGGTCCTAACTTGTGTTGGGggatgtagtaatttcaaaaaaattcctacgcacacgcaagatcatggtgatgcatagcagcgagagggggagtgtatcttcatacccttgaagattgctaagcggaagcttttatcaacgcggttgatgtagtcgtacgtcttcacgatccgaccgatccaagtactgaacgcacggcacctccgagttctgcacacgttcagctcgatgacgtcctcgccttctcgatccagcaagacgggcgaagtagtagatgagttccggcagcatgatggcgtggtgacggtgttggtgaagaacaatctctgcaaggctttgcctaagaactacgaaaactatgacggaggataaactagaggggacagggttgccggcacacgacttggtgttacttgatgtgtctttggtgctagccctgcccctctatttatatgttgagccttggggtcgaaacttggagtaaaagcctccacaaagtcggttttgcccgaaaggcaaaaGTCCTACACACactccagggctagacgctagggttcccggcgtctaccccctagacgccagggttcctggcgtctagcctctggtctccgcaaaacttccttttgcactttccaaaagcctcgtgggctttcccctttggcccaaataacgtgttcttgtacccaaacatttcgggaaatatccggaaccccttccggtgaattccggaacccttccggagatcaaacactattatcccatatatcaaactttatctccagaccattccggagttcctcgtcatgtccatgatctcatccgggactccgatcaacattcggtcaccaacatacataactcatataatactatatcgtcaacgaaacgttaagcatgcggaccctacgggttcgagaactatgtagacatgaccgagacacgtctctggtcaataaccaatagcaggacctggatgcccatattggctcccacatattctacgaagatttttatcggtcaaaccgcataacaacatacgttattccctttgtcatcggtatgttatttgcccgagattcgatcatcggtatctcaatacctagttcaatctcgttatcggcaagtctctttactcattccataatacatcatcccacaactaactcattagttgcaatgcttgcaaggctttaagtgatgtgcattaccaagtgggcccagagatgcctctccgacaatcggagtgacaaatcctaatctcgaaatacgccaacccaacaagtaccttcggagacacctgtagagcacctttataatcacccagttacgttgtgacgtatggtagcacacaaagtgttcctccggtaaacgggagttgcataatctcatagtcataggaacatgtataagtcat includes:
- the LOC123172848 gene encoding probable auxin efflux carrier component 5c, translating into MIALGDIYKVVEAMAPLYFALGLGYGSVRWWRFFTAEQCGAINTLVVCFSMPFFTFDFVVRADPYAMNYRVIAADAVAKLLAVLAAAVWARCAKAKAGAYSWSITGFSLGAYNNTLVVGVPLLDAMYGKWAQDLIVQIAVVQAILWFPLLLLAFELRKAWVVGGASSLSTATAHDDGSTSSDDDQARRIEPVSHSDVEVDLDVEAAPPTGGRRIRLWPMASTVGMKLARNPNVYASVLGVAWACIAYRWRIGMPGIVTGSLQVMSRTGTGMSMFSMGLFMAQQERIVACGGGLAALGMVLRFVAGPLAALAGAAAFGLRGDVLRFAI